The proteins below come from a single Pieris brassicae chromosome 1, ilPieBrab1.1, whole genome shotgun sequence genomic window:
- the LOC123714723 gene encoding U11/U12 small nuclear ribonucleoprotein 35 kDa protein-like encodes MSRNTTHFEKYAIDIYNPIEVGSIDRTDTEPHDRAIIRAILSEYIPNKMVKGDPDYTIFIARLNPRTTQETIETEFSKFGKVKRCRLVKDIVTGKSKKYAFLEYESGHSVEKALKEMHHEYIDGAEIIVEREAERRLQGWKPRRLGGGFGGRRESGQLRFGCVERPFRKPYYVAAKHEPGPSSH; translated from the exons atGTCCAGAAATACTACTCACTTCGAAAAATATGCCATTGATATTTACAATCCCATTGAAGTGGGTTCAATTGAtc GAACAGATACCGAACCACACGATCGTGCAATCATTCGGGCAATCCTATCAGAGTATATACCAAACAAGATGGTTAAGGGAGACCCTgactatacaatatttatagcCCGACTTAATCCTAGAACTACACAG GAAACTATTGAAACAGAATTCTCTAAGTTTGGAAAGGTGAAAAGGTGCCGCCTTGTAAAAGACATTGTCACAGggaaatcaaaaaaatatgcttttttaGAATATGAAAGTGGCCACAGTGTGGAGAAGGCACTAAAAGAAATGCATCATGAATACATAGATGGAGCTGAAATCATTGTTGAAAGAGAAGCAGAGCGGAGACTACAAGGGTGGAAACCTCGTAGGCTTGGAGGAGGTTTTGGTGGCAGAAGGGAATCTGGACAGTTACGATTTGGATGCGTCGAAAGACCGTTCCGAAAACCTTATTATGTTGCTGCAAAACATGAACCCGGGCCAAGTAGCCATTGA